A window of the Lagenorhynchus albirostris chromosome 1, mLagAlb1.1, whole genome shotgun sequence genome harbors these coding sequences:
- the BNC1 gene encoding zinc finger protein basonuclin-1 isoform X2: MAEDSSGKVLDHWSIMTNEEEVATLQQFLRFGETKSIVELMVIQEKEEQSIIIPPSTANVDIRAFIESCSHRSGSLPPPVDKGNPSSIHPFENLINNMTFMLPFQFFNPVPPALIGSVPEPYVLEQGQDQSQDPKQEIHGPFPNSSFLTSSSTPFQVEKEQCLNCPGPVTKKEDSAHLSDSSSYNIITKLERTQLSPEGKVKSERNSLGTKKGRVFCTACEKTFYDKGTLKIHYNAVHLKIKHKCTIEGCNMVFSSLRSRNRHSANPNPRLHMPMNRNNRDKDLRNSLNLAASESYKRPGFRVTSPDCRPFPGYTGSGEDSRSQPAFPSIGQNGVLFPNLKTVQPVLPFYRSPATPAELANTPGMLPSLPLLSSSIPEQLVSNEMPFDALPKKKSRKSSMPIKIEKEAVEIVDEKRHTLSSDEDMPLQVVSEDELETCSPQSDRAPLGSLGKPGPEGERPCHLKPAIESSGALRQTPEQATYNSERETEQKSVLTVVPRDREDGGHEPHLAPGVEPCVPFPDYVKLQQRLLAGGLLSALSSRGMAFPCFEDSKELEHSGQHTLARPKEENRFQCDICKKTFKNACGVKMHHKNMHAKETHTCTLEGCKATFPSRRSRDRHSSNLNLHQKVLTQEVLESGEDHFRAAYLLKDMAKEACQGVAFTQQASPTSVIFKGTSRMGSLVYPVAQVHSAGLESYTSGPPSEGTILDLSTTSSMKSESSSHSSWDSDGASEEGTVLMEDSDGNCEGASLVPGEDDYPICVLMEKADQSLASLPSGLPITCHLCQKTYSNKGTFRAHYKTVHLRQLHKCKVPGCNTMFSSVRSRNRHSQNPNLHKSLASSPSHLQ, encoded by the exons GATTCATCAGGAAAGGTGTTGGATCACTGGAGCATCATGACCAATGAGGAAGAGGTGGCCACCTTGCAGCAGTTCCTTCGTTTTGGAGAGACCAAGTCTATCGTTGAGCTCATGGTAattcaagagaaggaagagcagtCCATCATCATCCCGCCCTCCACGGCGAACGTAGATATCAGGGCTTTCATCGAGAGCTGCAGCCACCGGAGTGGCAGCCTCCCCCCTCCTGTAGACAAAGGAAACCCCAGCAGTATACACCCCTTTGAGAACCTCATAAACAACATGACCTTCATGCTGCCCTTCCAGTTCTTCAACCCCGTGCCTCCCGCACTGATAGGGTCAGTGCCCGAACCATATGTGCTGGAGCAGGGTCAGGACCAAAGTCAGGACCCCAAACAGGAAATCCACGGACCCTTCCCCAACAGCAGCTTCTTAACTTCCAGTTCCACCCCATTTCAGGTTGAAAAAGAGCAGTGTCTAAACTGTCCAGGTCCTGTTACTAAAAAGGAAGACAGTGCCCATTTAAGTGACTCCAGCTCATACAACATCATCACAAAGCTCGAAAGGACACAGTTGTCCCCAGAGGGCAAAGTGAAGTCCGAGAGGAACAGCCTCGGCACAAAGAAGGGCCGGGTGTTCTGTACAGCGTGTGAGAAGACCTTCTATGACAAAGGCACCCTCAAGATCCACTACAATGCCGTCCACCTGAAGATCAAGCATAAGTGCACCATCGAAGGCTGTAACATGGTGTTCAGCTCCCTGAGGAGCCGGAACCGCCACAGCGCCAACCCCAACCCCCGGCTGCACATGCCAATGAACAGAAACAACAGGGACAAAGACCTGAGGAACAGCCTGAACCTGGCTGCCTCTGAGAGCTATAAGCGCCCCGGTTTCAGGGTGACTTCTCCAGACTGTCGACCTTTCCCTGGCTACACTGGTTCAGGGGAGGATTCCCGGAGCCAGCCAGCCTTCCCAAGCATTGGCCAAAACGGAGTGCTTTTTCCCAACCTGAAGACGGTCCAGCCGGTCCTTCCTTTCTACCGCAGTCCGGCCACCCCGGCTGAGCTAGCAAACACACCTGGGATGCTaccttccctccctctgctgtCCTCTTCAATCCCGGAACAACTGGTTTCCAACGAGATGCCATTCGATGCCCTGCCCAAGAAGAAATCGCGGAAGTCCAGTATGCCCATCAAAATAGAGAAGGAGGCTGTGGAGATAGTGGATGAGAAGAGGCACACTCTCAGCTCAGATGAAGACATGCCCCTGCAGGTGGTCAGTGAAGATGAGCTGGAGACCTGCAGCCCCCAGTCAGACAGAGCCCCACTGGGAAGCTTAGGGAAGCCTGGTCCTGAAGGAGAGAGGCCCTGCCATCTCAAACCGGCGATCGAGTCCAGCGGAGCCCTCCGCCAAACCCCCGAGCAGGCCACATACAACTCGGAGAGGGAGACTGAGCAGAAGTCAGTGCTGACCGTGGTGCCACGGGACAGGGAGGATGGTGGCCATGAACCTCACCTCGCCCCCGGGGTGGAGCCCTGTGTCCCTTTTCCTGACTACGTCAAACTGCAGCAGCGCCTTCTGGCTGGGGGCCTCCTCAGTGCTTTGTCCAGCCGGGGGATGGCTTTTCCTTGTTTTGAAGATTCCAAAGAGCTGGAGCACTCAGGTCAGCACACATTAGCGAGGCCGAAGGAGGAAAATCGCTTCCAGTGTGACATCTGCAAGAAGACTTTTAAAAACGCTTGCGGTGTGAAGATGCATCACAAGAACATGCATGCCAAAGAGACGCACACGTGCACGCTGGAGGGCTGTAAGGCCACATTCCCCTCCCGCAGGAGCAGAGACAG ACACAGTTCAAACCTAAACCTCCACCAAAAAGTGTTGACTCAAGAAGTGTTGGAGAGCGGTGAAGACCATTTCCGTGCAGCTTACTTGTTGAAAGATATGGCTAAGGAGGCCTGTCAGGGTGTGGCTTTCACACAGCAAGCCTCCCCGACATCTGTCATCTTCAAGGGAACGAGTCGGATGGGCAGCCTGGTTTACCCAGTAGCCCAAGTCCACAGCGCCGGCCTGGAGAGCTACACCTCCGGTCCGCCAAGCGAGGGCACCATCCTGGATTTGAGTACTACCTCGAGCATGAAATCGGAGAGTAGCAGCCATTCCTCCTGGGACTCAGACGGGGCAAGCGAGGAAGGCACCGTGCTCATGGAGGACAGCGACGGCAACTGTGAAGGGGCGAGCCTGGTCCCCGGGGAGGATGACTATCCCATCTGCGTCCTGATGGAGAAGGCCGACCAGAGCCTTGCCAGCCTGCCGTCTGGGCTGCCCATAACATGTCACCTCTGCCAAAAGACGTACAGTAATAAGGGGACCTTCAGGGCTCACTACAAAACTGTGCACCTCCGCCAGCTCCACAAGTGCAAAGTCCCGGGCTGCAACACCATGTTCTCGTCTGTTCGAAGTCGAAACAGACACAGCCAGAATCCCAACCTGCACAAAAGCCTAGCCTCCTCTCCAAGTCACCTCCAGTAA